From a region of the Sphingopyxis sp. YR583 genome:
- a CDS encoding alkaline phosphatase D family protein, which yields MHQLWNEIDRRLLIKLGTAGLAALSLPGAARAMMAQGFTHGVASGEPGPHSVLLWTRYAAANDVTLTAEVSEREDFSKVVAGGSVVATGERDHTAKLVVDGLKPGRWYHYRFVAPDGSKSVTGRTRTLPQGSTKAFNLALFSCSNMPFGWFTAYGHAAARGDIDLVAHVGDYLYEYKVGDYPSAKDALPGREIQPAHEIVVLADYRLRYAAYRTDPDLQKLHQLFPMIAQWDDHEFANDVWKGGAENHNEGEGEWSARMAAAERAYYEWMPVADKRWRQYQVGDLATIFLPETRVTARDRQFEVDEIVAGGGDAAAKLKTFAETGYRDPARQMLGTEQEKWLFDGFAASTKAGTRWQVCAQQVVMGTLFTPPETRDWFGGEQPDYVRRRVEAGQLAAKAGLPLNLDAWDGYPAARSRLLAAAQRADADLVTLTGDTHNAWAFDLAEDGRPAGIEIAGQSVTSPGYESYIRGVSDEARVTALRRSSPQLKWANTADRGYVTVQFSPERVTANWHSVETIRARSLALKGTHSMTAERGRRVYNAA from the coding sequence ATGCATCAGCTGTGGAACGAAATCGATCGCCGTTTGCTCATCAAGCTCGGCACAGCGGGCCTCGCCGCGCTGTCGCTGCCCGGTGCGGCGCGCGCGATGATGGCGCAGGGCTTTACCCATGGCGTCGCGAGCGGCGAACCCGGGCCACATTCGGTGCTGCTGTGGACGCGCTATGCGGCGGCGAACGATGTGACGCTGACCGCCGAAGTTTCAGAGCGCGAGGATTTTTCGAAGGTCGTGGCTGGCGGAAGCGTCGTCGCGACAGGCGAGCGCGACCATACCGCGAAGCTGGTCGTCGACGGGCTGAAGCCCGGCCGCTGGTATCATTACCGTTTCGTCGCTCCCGATGGCAGCAAGTCGGTGACCGGCCGCACGCGTACCTTGCCGCAGGGATCGACCAAGGCGTTCAATCTGGCGCTCTTTTCCTGCTCGAACATGCCGTTCGGCTGGTTCACCGCCTATGGCCATGCCGCGGCGCGCGGCGACATCGACCTCGTCGCGCATGTCGGCGACTATCTCTATGAATATAAGGTCGGCGACTATCCCTCGGCCAAGGACGCCCTTCCGGGGCGCGAGATCCAGCCCGCGCACGAGATCGTCGTGCTCGCCGACTATCGGCTGCGCTATGCCGCCTATCGCACCGATCCCGACCTGCAGAAGCTGCACCAGCTTTTTCCCATGATCGCGCAATGGGACGATCATGAATTCGCGAACGACGTCTGGAAGGGCGGTGCCGAAAATCACAATGAGGGCGAGGGCGAATGGTCCGCGCGCATGGCCGCTGCCGAGCGCGCCTATTACGAGTGGATGCCCGTCGCCGACAAGCGCTGGCGCCAATATCAGGTTGGCGATCTCGCGACGATCTTCCTTCCCGAAACGCGCGTGACGGCGCGCGATCGCCAGTTCGAGGTCGATGAGATTGTTGCTGGCGGCGGCGACGCCGCAGCGAAGCTCAAGACCTTCGCCGAAACCGGCTATCGCGACCCTGCGCGCCAGATGCTTGGCACCGAACAGGAAAAGTGGCTGTTCGACGGCTTCGCCGCGTCGACAAAAGCCGGAACGCGCTGGCAGGTCTGCGCGCAGCAGGTGGTGATGGGTACGCTGTTTACCCCGCCCGAAACGCGCGACTGGTTTGGCGGCGAACAGCCCGATTATGTCCGTCGCCGGGTCGAGGCGGGGCAACTCGCAGCCAAGGCCGGGCTGCCGCTCAACCTCGACGCGTGGGACGGATATCCCGCTGCGCGCAGCCGCCTGCTGGCCGCGGCGCAGCGCGCCGACGCCGATCTGGTCACGCTGACCGGCGACACGCACAACGCCTGGGCTTTCGACCTCGCCGAGGACGGCCGCCCGGCGGGGATCGAAATCGCCGGGCAGAGCGTGACCTCGCCCGGATATGAAAGCTATATTCGCGGCGTTTCCGATGAGGCGCGCGTCACCGCGCTCCGCCGCTCCTCGCCGCAGCTCAAATGGGCGAATACCGCCGATCGCGGCTATGTGACCGTGCAATTCTCGCCCGAGCGGGTGACGGCGAACTGGCATAGCGTCGAAACGATCCGCGCGCGTTCGCTGGCGTTGAAGGGCACGCACAGCATGACCGCGGAGCGCGGGCGGCGCGTTTATAACGCCGCCTGA
- a CDS encoding crotonase/enoyl-CoA hydratase family protein gives MSFDQIRLDRHEGIALLTLHRPDRMNAFTTEMMMEIVAALDECDADDGVRAVIFTGSGDRAYCAGADLGQGAATFDYDKRTDKQAILPDGMSASPVAEDGTIDWSHPLIRDSGGRVSMRIFDCKKPVLGAINGAAVGIGATMTLSMDARLASETARYGFVFARRGIVPEAASSWFLPRLVGIQNAVDWCYSGRLIDAAEAHEKGLVQSVHAPGDLVDAAIAKARELTEHSAPVSVALTRHMLWRMLGAPHPMSAHRWDSRVIFARGRSADAAEGVSSFLEKRPANFTVSVADDYPWFAEFEDTPPYS, from the coding sequence ATGAGCTTCGACCAGATTCGCCTCGACCGCCACGAGGGCATCGCACTGCTGACGCTGCACCGGCCCGACCGGATGAACGCCTTCACCACCGAAATGATGATGGAGATCGTCGCCGCGCTCGACGAATGCGACGCGGACGACGGCGTGCGCGCGGTGATCTTCACCGGATCGGGCGACCGCGCCTATTGCGCCGGCGCCGACCTCGGTCAGGGCGCGGCGACCTTCGATTATGACAAGCGTACCGACAAGCAGGCGATCCTGCCCGACGGCATGTCGGCGAGCCCGGTCGCCGAAGATGGCACGATCGACTGGTCGCACCCGCTGATCCGCGATTCGGGCGGCCGCGTGTCGATGCGCATCTTCGACTGCAAAAAACCGGTCCTGGGCGCGATCAACGGCGCCGCGGTCGGCATCGGCGCGACGATGACGCTGTCGATGGACGCACGCCTCGCGAGTGAGACCGCACGCTACGGCTTCGTCTTCGCGCGTCGCGGCATCGTCCCCGAGGCGGCGTCGAGCTGGTTCCTGCCGCGGCTTGTCGGCATCCAGAATGCCGTCGATTGGTGCTATTCGGGCCGCCTGATCGATGCCGCCGAAGCGCATGAAAAGGGCCTCGTGCAATCGGTCCACGCCCCCGGAGATCTCGTCGACGCCGCGATCGCCAAAGCGCGCGAACTCACCGAGCATAGCGCCCCGGTCTCGGTCGCGCTCACCCGCCACATGCTGTGGCGGATGCTCGGCGCACCGCATCCGATGAGCGCGCACCGCTGGGACAGCCGCGTGATCTTCGCACGCGGACGCAGCGCCGATGCCGCCGAGGGCGTGTCGAGCTTCCTCGAAAAGCGACCCGCCAACTTCACCGTCAGCGTCGCGGACGACTACCCGTGGTTCGCCGAGTTCGAGGATACGCCGCCCTATAGCTGA
- the purC gene encoding phosphoribosylaminoimidazolesuccinocarboxamide synthase, with protein sequence MSRRRQIYEGKAKILYEGPEPGTLIQYFKDDATAFNAQKKGTISGKGVLNNRISEHVFTLLGNIGVPTHFIRRLNMREQLIRQVEIVPIEVIVRNVAAGTLSKRLGIEEGTQLPRTLIEYCYKDDALGDPLVAEEHIACFNWCSQDELHDIQDMAIRINDFMSGMFAAVGIRLVDFKLEFGRLYEGDFSRIILADEISPDGCRLWDMTTNEKLDKDRFRRDLGGEVEAYQEVARRLGLLPEGSENAVLDLESHRKKKGS encoded by the coding sequence ATGTCCCGTCGCCGCCAGATTTACGAAGGCAAAGCGAAGATCCTCTATGAGGGCCCCGAACCGGGCACGCTGATCCAGTATTTCAAGGATGATGCGACCGCGTTCAACGCCCAGAAAAAGGGCACGATCAGCGGCAAGGGCGTGCTCAACAACCGGATTTCGGAGCATGTCTTCACGCTGCTCGGCAATATCGGCGTGCCCACCCATTTCATCCGCCGCCTCAACATGCGCGAGCAGCTGATCCGGCAGGTCGAGATTGTGCCGATCGAAGTGATCGTGCGCAACGTCGCCGCGGGCACGCTGTCGAAGCGCCTCGGCATCGAGGAAGGCACGCAGCTTCCCCGCACGCTGATCGAATATTGCTACAAGGACGACGCGCTCGGCGATCCGCTGGTGGCTGAAGAGCATATCGCCTGCTTCAACTGGTGCAGCCAGGACGAGCTTCACGACATCCAGGACATGGCGATCCGCATCAACGACTTCATGTCGGGCATGTTCGCCGCGGTCGGCATCCGCCTCGTCGACTTCAAGCTCGAATTCGGGCGGCTGTATGAAGGCGATTTCAGCCGCATCATCCTCGCCGACGAGATCAGCCCCGACGGCTGCCGTTTGTGGGACATGACGACGAACGAAAAGCTCGACAAGGACCGTTTCCGCCGCGACCTCGGCGGCGAAGTCGAAGCCTATCAGGAAGTCGCGCGCCGACTGGGCCTGCTGCCCGAGGGCAGCGAGAATGCGGTGCTCGACCTCGAAAGCCACCGGAAGAAAAAGGGCAGCTGA
- a CDS encoding lipoxygenase family protein, with protein sequence MSYPMSPLISPTASSTVPMPAADPTLPQNDTPAQQAARAAQLTATQAVYTWTTDVPTLPGVPLATSVPKNDEPTIAWFVILIGVGLDIVRNALTVKLGGVDKGELTNPRAEYEAALVECDAIEASAAKIAAEHGVHTGGNIFERIVGDVENAVAAAERDVHVALLKGYKDRLEDLMKVEDADGLGSKTVRSIEAYRALFATLPVPGVSYMFQDDSEFARLRVQGPNCMLITAVGDALPANFPLSAAKYSAVVNGDTLSAALADGRLFMLDYAPLALIDPGTYGTEAKYIWQPMALFAVPPGGSSLVPVAIQCGQDPIDFAIFTPSPVADKIWGWEMAKFVVQVADGNYHELFAHLARTHLVIEAFAVATHRHLAEVHPVWALLVPHFEGTLFINEQAATSLIAANGPIDHIFAGTIASSQLAAVDARLAFDFYGKIPRADFAARGVDVDSALADYPYRDDALLVWDAIHEWARQYVGLYYAHDADVVADTELTAWATCLAGEAKIKGFGTISTRAQLAEICTMVMFTASAQHAAVNFPQKDIMAFAPAVTGAGWQAAPNGQRGHDKTGWLAMMPPMALALEQLNVLELLGSVHYRPLGDYRSNAFPYPAWFQDSRVTGTEGPLAWFQAALKDVEAEIVARNAERMQPYPYLQPSLIPTSINI encoded by the coding sequence ATGTCCTATCCGATGTCGCCGCTGATTTCGCCCACCGCTTCGTCGACCGTGCCGATGCCCGCGGCCGACCCGACGCTTCCGCAGAATGATACGCCGGCGCAGCAGGCGGCGCGCGCGGCACAGCTCACCGCGACGCAGGCCGTCTATACATGGACGACCGACGTCCCGACCCTGCCCGGCGTCCCGCTCGCCACCAGCGTGCCAAAGAATGACGAGCCGACGATCGCCTGGTTCGTCATCCTGATCGGCGTCGGGCTCGACATCGTGCGCAACGCGCTGACGGTAAAGCTCGGCGGGGTCGACAAGGGCGAACTGACCAACCCGCGCGCCGAATATGAGGCCGCCCTGGTCGAATGCGACGCGATCGAAGCATCGGCGGCAAAGATCGCGGCCGAGCATGGCGTCCACACGGGCGGCAATATCTTTGAGCGCATCGTGGGCGATGTCGAGAATGCGGTCGCCGCAGCCGAACGCGATGTGCATGTCGCCTTGCTCAAGGGTTATAAGGACCGCCTCGAAGATCTGATGAAAGTCGAGGATGCCGACGGTCTCGGCAGCAAGACGGTGCGCAGCATCGAAGCCTATCGCGCGCTGTTCGCGACGCTGCCCGTTCCGGGCGTCAGCTATATGTTCCAGGACGACAGCGAGTTCGCGCGCCTGCGCGTACAGGGTCCGAACTGCATGTTGATCACCGCGGTGGGCGACGCCCTGCCCGCCAACTTCCCGTTGAGCGCAGCGAAATATAGCGCGGTGGTGAACGGCGATACGCTGAGCGCCGCGCTCGCCGATGGACGCCTCTTCATGCTCGACTATGCCCCGCTCGCCCTGATCGACCCCGGCACCTATGGGACCGAAGCAAAATATATCTGGCAGCCGATGGCCTTGTTCGCCGTGCCGCCGGGCGGTTCGTCGCTCGTTCCCGTCGCCATCCAGTGCGGACAGGATCCGATCGACTTTGCGATTTTCACCCCCTCGCCCGTCGCCGACAAGATATGGGGATGGGAGATGGCGAAGTTCGTCGTGCAGGTCGCCGACGGCAATTATCACGAGCTGTTCGCGCATCTCGCGCGCACCCATCTGGTGATCGAAGCCTTCGCGGTCGCGACGCACCGCCATCTGGCCGAGGTGCATCCGGTGTGGGCGCTGCTCGTCCCGCATTTCGAGGGCACGTTGTTCATCAACGAACAGGCGGCAACCTCGCTGATCGCGGCGAACGGTCCGATCGACCATATTTTCGCGGGCACGATCGCGTCGAGCCAGCTCGCCGCGGTCGATGCGCGTCTCGCGTTCGATTTCTACGGCAAGATCCCGCGCGCCGACTTTGCCGCGCGCGGCGTCGATGTCGATTCAGCCCTCGCCGACTATCCCTATCGCGACGACGCCCTGCTCGTCTGGGACGCAATTCACGAATGGGCGCGGCAATATGTCGGTCTATATTATGCGCATGACGCCGATGTCGTCGCCGACACCGAGCTGACTGCTTGGGCGACGTGTCTCGCGGGCGAGGCCAAGATCAAAGGCTTCGGCACGATCTCGACGCGCGCGCAGCTTGCCGAAATCTGTACGATGGTGATGTTCACCGCGAGCGCGCAGCATGCCGCGGTCAACTTCCCGCAAAAGGATATCATGGCCTTTGCCCCCGCCGTCACCGGCGCGGGCTGGCAGGCGGCCCCGAACGGCCAGCGCGGACACGACAAGACGGGGTGGCTCGCAATGATGCCGCCGATGGCGCTTGCGCTCGAACAATTGAACGTGCTCGAACTGCTGGGATCGGTGCATTATCGCCCGCTCGGCGACTATCGCAGCAACGCCTTTCCCTATCCGGCCTGGTTTCAGGATTCGCGCGTCACGGGCACCGAAGGGCCGCTGGCGTGGTTTCAGGCGGCGCTCAAAGACGTCGAGGCGGAAATCGTCGCGCGCAATGCCGAGCGGATGCAGCCCTATCCCTATCTGCAACCGAGCCTGATCCCGACCAGCATCAATATCTGA
- a CDS encoding GGDEF domain-containing protein gives MTGVYHWLRTRFFPPIPDAIRDDVALLRANRVETLTPMLFLMLAATTPTAIYAGVDTVHPIVRIGFPVTLAIVGLLGFVFLIHNRGRRMSLRRARRMIKESMWLSGTTGAMCSAWTVINWLAAPPATHSYYAMIMAMGSLATAYCLSSIRLATFINLLIGLVPISFLMLTSGNPPEIAAGTSLVVATIFLLRMILQQHDQLIDLLQLQHQMRDLAHTDPLTGLANRREFDMRLDEEIAKGDAANPFAIALLDLNGFKPINDQHGHAIGDGVLCELAERLRRACGDHAVVARQGGDEFAILVPAGSILLKTSLADHVLAALAAPYRIGGRSIGVGAGIGTANWPEHGDSARKLLEVADRALYAAKAADRAKTSSVESIGRVA, from the coding sequence ATGACGGGGGTCTATCACTGGCTGCGCACGCGCTTCTTTCCGCCGATTCCGGACGCGATTCGGGACGATGTCGCCTTGCTGCGCGCCAATCGCGTCGAAACGCTGACCCCGATGCTGTTCCTGATGCTGGCGGCGACGACGCCGACCGCCATCTATGCCGGGGTCGACACGGTTCACCCGATCGTCCGCATCGGTTTCCCGGTCACGCTCGCGATCGTCGGCCTGCTCGGCTTCGTCTTCCTGATCCACAACCGCGGCCGGCGGATGAGCCTCCGCCGCGCGCGGCGGATGATCAAGGAATCGATGTGGCTGTCGGGGACGACGGGCGCGATGTGCAGCGCATGGACGGTGATCAACTGGCTCGCCGCGCCGCCCGCGACGCACAGTTACTATGCGATGATCATGGCGATGGGCTCGCTGGCGACCGCTTATTGCCTGTCGTCGATCCGCCTTGCGACCTTCATCAACCTGCTCATCGGGCTGGTGCCGATCTCGTTCCTGATGCTGACCTCGGGCAACCCGCCCGAAATTGCGGCGGGAACAAGCCTCGTCGTCGCGACGATCTTCCTGCTCCGCATGATCCTGCAGCAGCACGACCAGTTGATCGACCTGCTCCAGCTCCAGCACCAGATGCGCGACCTCGCACACACCGATCCGCTCACCGGCCTCGCCAACCGCCGCGAGTTCGACATGCGGCTCGACGAGGAAATTGCGAAAGGCGATGCGGCAAACCCGTTCGCGATCGCGTTGCTCGACCTCAACGGCTTCAAGCCGATCAACGACCAGCACGGCCACGCCATCGGCGACGGTGTGTTGTGCGAGCTGGCCGAGCGCCTCCGCCGCGCGTGCGGCGACCATGCGGTCGTCGCGCGGCAGGGGGGCGATGAGTTCGCGATCCTCGTGCCCGCCGGTTCGATCCTGCTCAAAACCTCGCTCGCCGACCATGTTCTCGCCGCGCTTGCCGCGCCTTATCGCATCGGCGGCCGATCAATCGGTGTCGGCGCCGGCATCGGCACCGCGAACTGGCCCGAGCATGGCGACAGCGCGCGCAAATTGCTCGAAGTCGCCGACCGCGCGCTCTATGCGGCGAAAGCCGCCGATCGTGCGAAGACGTCGTCTGTCGAAAGCATCGGCCGGGTCGCGTAA
- a CDS encoding M16 family metallopeptidase, producing the protein MTKSLVRRASTALSPLVFLIASTAPAYAKEAPVKAAVPVAANPQSEAAKAWNFAASDVSVDPNIVFGVLPNGMKYALLKNSTPKDSVVLRMRFAVGSFAEAEDQRGLAHFLEHMAFNGSTNVPEGEMIKLLERKGLAFGADTNASTGFDETVYKLDLPNASDDLIDTGLMLMRETGGNLTIDPAAVDRERGIILSERRARDTYQLRNLIDQLDFQMQGMNVANRIPVGTEEVIKTAPASRIRDLYDRYYRPERATLVMVGDFDPATVEAKIKARFADWKGRGPAGPDPDIGNVDYKRAAAADDFIDPAIQDSVTIASFKPWVDESDTKAKRARKLAEDVGEAIISRRLAKIALNEDSPILTGYFSDAEGWKKFDQVTIGAVAKEGAWKEALALVEQEQRRAVEHGFTQAEVDEQVANRRTALKNAVAGVTTRRSDGLADTLIAAADGDFVFVRPETSQILFEATAPSLTAAAVSAAFRKRMEGLSAPLARVSAKKPIEGGTAAILADLQASTTVAVAAPTEAANAAFAYDSFGTPGKIVSDERVEDLGIRRIRFANNVMLNIKTTDFQKDKVMLSLRVDGGTLLATRDDPTRVSLAGSLMLGGLEAHSLDDLRSILAGKTISPVFGNSTDAFGGSALTSPEDFALQAKLMAAYLTHPGYRADGLALIRRVLPQQYAANDATPAAVLGRDVGGILANDDPRAQTPPLEKVMALDWAQLKPVIADSFAHGAIEIGVVGDIGEQSAIDAIAATFGALPERRAAFDPRVDARVRQYAADRSERTLIHKGPTEQAELRVYWPARDDSDLAEAMQLTLLSRVMQLMLTEELREKLGESYSPGAAASLSDEFPGYGHLFAASNVDYKDLATTRAAIFAIAGELRDKPVDPDLLDRARKPLLEAMVKSRRENSYWLNYVSEAASHADRLDRSRKGIGEVEAATPAELQALAKRYLVDDKALVIKAVSDKAGK; encoded by the coding sequence ATGACCAAATCCCTTGTCCGGCGCGCTTCGACCGCGCTGTCGCCCCTCGTCTTCCTCATCGCCAGCACCGCTCCCGCCTATGCGAAGGAAGCGCCTGTCAAAGCGGCGGTGCCGGTCGCAGCCAATCCGCAGAGCGAGGCGGCCAAGGCGTGGAACTTCGCGGCGAGCGACGTGTCGGTCGATCCGAACATCGTCTTCGGCGTGCTACCCAACGGGATGAAATATGCGCTGCTGAAAAACTCGACGCCGAAGGACAGCGTCGTGCTGCGCATGCGCTTCGCGGTCGGCAGCTTTGCCGAGGCCGAGGACCAGCGCGGGCTTGCCCATTTTCTCGAGCATATGGCGTTCAACGGATCGACCAATGTGCCCGAGGGTGAAATGATCAAGCTACTCGAACGCAAGGGGCTGGCATTCGGCGCCGACACCAACGCCTCGACCGGTTTCGACGAGACGGTCTACAAGCTCGACTTGCCCAATGCGTCGGACGACCTGATCGACACCGGGCTGATGCTGATGCGCGAGACGGGCGGCAATCTGACCATCGATCCCGCCGCGGTCGACCGCGAACGCGGGATCATCCTGTCCGAGCGGCGCGCGCGCGACACCTATCAGCTGCGCAACCTGATCGACCAGCTCGATTTCCAGATGCAGGGGATGAACGTCGCGAACCGCATCCCGGTCGGCACCGAAGAGGTGATCAAGACCGCCCCTGCGTCGCGCATCCGCGACCTTTACGACCGCTATTACCGTCCCGAGCGCGCGACGCTGGTGATGGTCGGCGATTTCGATCCCGCGACGGTCGAGGCGAAGATCAAGGCGCGCTTTGCCGACTGGAAGGGGCGCGGCCCCGCCGGTCCCGACCCCGATATCGGCAATGTCGATTATAAGCGCGCCGCCGCCGCGGACGATTTCATCGATCCCGCAATCCAGGATTCGGTGACGATTGCGAGCTTCAAACCCTGGGTCGACGAGTCCGACACCAAGGCGAAGCGCGCGCGCAAGCTCGCCGAAGATGTCGGCGAAGCGATCATCAGCCGCCGTCTTGCGAAGATCGCGCTGAACGAGGATTCGCCGATCCTGACCGGCTATTTCAGCGATGCCGAGGGCTGGAAGAAATTCGATCAGGTCACCATCGGCGCGGTCGCCAAGGAGGGCGCTTGGAAAGAGGCGCTCGCGCTCGTCGAGCAGGAACAGCGCCGTGCCGTCGAGCATGGCTTCACGCAGGCCGAAGTCGACGAGCAGGTCGCGAACCGCCGCACCGCGCTCAAAAATGCCGTCGCGGGGGTCACGACGCGGCGCAGCGACGGTCTGGCCGACACGCTGATCGCGGCGGCCGATGGGGATTTCGTCTTCGTTCGCCCCGAAACCTCGCAGATTTTGTTCGAGGCGACCGCGCCTTCGCTGACCGCGGCGGCGGTCAGCGCGGCCTTTCGCAAACGGATGGAAGGGCTGAGCGCGCCGCTCGCGCGCGTCTCGGCGAAAAAACCGATCGAGGGCGGTACGGCCGCGATCCTCGCCGATCTACAGGCGTCGACAACGGTCGCGGTCGCCGCGCCGACCGAGGCGGCCAACGCCGCCTTCGCCTATGACAGTTTCGGCACGCCCGGGAAAATCGTCAGCGACGAACGCGTCGAGGATCTGGGCATCCGCCGCATCCGGTTCGCGAACAATGTGATGCTTAACATCAAGACGACCGATTTCCAGAAGGACAAGGTCATGCTGTCGCTGCGCGTCGACGGCGGCACTCTGCTCGCGACGCGCGACGATCCGACCAGGGTATCGCTCGCGGGCTCGCTGATGCTCGGCGGGCTCGAGGCGCACAGCCTCGACGATCTGCGCTCGATCCTTGCCGGCAAGACGATCAGCCCGGTGTTCGGCAACTCGACTGATGCCTTTGGCGGGTCGGCGCTGACCTCGCCCGAGGATTTCGCGTTGCAGGCCAAGCTGATGGCGGCGTACCTGACCCACCCCGGCTATCGCGCCGACGGACTCGCGCTGATCCGCCGCGTGTTGCCGCAGCAATATGCCGCGAACGACGCGACTCCGGCGGCGGTGCTCGGCCGCGACGTCGGCGGCATTCTCGCGAATGACGATCCGCGCGCGCAGACGCCGCCGCTCGAAAAGGTGATGGCGCTCGACTGGGCGCAACTGAAGCCCGTCATCGCCGACAGTTTCGCGCATGGCGCGATCGAGATCGGCGTCGTCGGCGATATCGGCGAACAGTCGGCTATCGACGCCATTGCCGCGACCTTTGGCGCGCTGCCCGAGCGGCGTGCGGCCTTCGATCCGCGCGTCGACGCGCGTGTTCGGCAATATGCGGCCGACCGCAGCGAACGCACGCTGATCCACAAGGGGCCTACCGAACAGGCGGAACTGCGCGTCTATTGGCCGGCGCGCGACGACAGCGACCTTGCCGAGGCGATGCAGCTCACCCTGTTGTCGCGCGTGATGCAACTGATGCTGACCGAGGAACTGCGCGAGAAGCTTGGCGAAAGCTATAGCCCCGGCGCGGCCGCGAGCCTGTCCGACGAGTTTCCGGGCTATGGTCACCTCTTTGCGGCGAGCAATGTCGATTACAAGGATCTGGCAACGACGCGCGCGGCGATCTTCGCGATCGCGGGAGAATTGCGCGACAAGCCCGTCGATCCCGACCTGCTCGACCGCGCGCGCAAGCCGCTGCTCGAAGCGATGGTGAAATCGCGGCGCGAGAACAGCTATTGGCTCAACTATGTTTCGGAAGCGGCGAGCCACGCCGATCGCCTCGACCGTAGCCGAAAGGGGATTGGCGAGGTCGAGGCGGCGACGCCGGCTGAGCTGCAGGCACTCGCGAAGCGCTATCTGGTCGATGACAAGGCGCTGGTGATCAAGGCGGTTAGCGACAAGGCGGGCAAATAA
- a CDS encoding Slp family lipoprotein, with the protein MLAPFGASVAARSQPVEAAPAASDEQDEASREIETLRAVEVTPLVPDEALDKRHVGKLVRWAGAIYGIDGRCLTILFARSGDHGEPRWTAEPTYQAFVACGSGGYDPELVQAHTNVTIIGRVTGKQYIGMGGGGADGPVLRIEKLYRWSDCLAGDDSPICKRGFLEPGPVEEE; encoded by the coding sequence ATGTTGGCGCCGTTCGGCGCGTCGGTAGCCGCAAGGAGCCAGCCTGTAGAGGCGGCGCCGGCGGCCAGCGACGAGCAGGACGAAGCTTCGCGCGAAATCGAAACGCTCCGCGCGGTCGAAGTTACGCCGCTGGTGCCCGACGAGGCGCTGGACAAACGGCATGTCGGCAAATTGGTACGCTGGGCCGGCGCGATTTATGGCATCGACGGGCGCTGTCTGACGATCCTCTTCGCACGCAGCGGCGATCATGGCGAGCCGCGCTGGACCGCCGAACCGACCTATCAGGCGTTCGTCGCCTGCGGATCGGGCGGTTACGACCCCGAGCTTGTGCAGGCGCACACCAATGTCACGATCATCGGCCGGGTCACCGGCAAGCAATATATCGGGATGGGCGGCGGCGGGGCGGACGGCCCCGTGCTTCGTATCGAGAAACTATATCGCTGGTCGGATTGCCTGGCAGGCGACGACAGCCCGATATGCAAGCGGGGCTTTCTGGAGCCCGGGCCTGTCGAGGAAGAATGA
- a CDS encoding SDR family NAD(P)-dependent oxidoreductase, protein MSAAPDRSRSIAGRVAIVTGAASGMGRATALLLASEGAKVAVTDLDLTACQAVADEAGPSAKAFALDVADGEAIKRTVTAIAEHLGGIDILINNAGVSSFAPLDAEDEYEAIWHRALAVMLTAHQRMVRAALPYLRKSDAPRIVNIASTEGLGATPGDTPYVAAKTGVTGLTRGLAVDLGKEGITVNCICPGPIRTGMTDKVPEEDKAVFAKRRTALRRYGEPEEVAHVTLSLVLPAASYITGAVIPVDGGLMARNA, encoded by the coding sequence TTGAGCGCGGCGCCGGACCGTTCGCGCTCCATCGCCGGCCGCGTCGCGATCGTCACCGGTGCCGCGAGCGGCATGGGCCGCGCGACCGCGCTGCTCCTTGCCAGCGAAGGCGCGAAGGTAGCGGTCACCGATCTCGACCTCACCGCCTGCCAAGCCGTGGCTGATGAAGCCGGACCGAGCGCCAAGGCCTTCGCGCTCGACGTCGCCGACGGTGAGGCGATCAAACGCACCGTCACCGCAATCGCCGAACATCTCGGCGGCATCGATATCCTGATCAACAACGCCGGCGTCTCCAGCTTCGCCCCGCTCGACGCCGAGGATGAATATGAGGCGATCTGGCACCGCGCGCTCGCGGTGATGCTGACCGCGCACCAGCGCATGGTCCGCGCCGCGCTGCCTTACCTTCGCAAGAGCGACGCGCCGCGCATCGTCAACATCGCCTCGACCGAAGGGCTCGGCGCGACCCCCGGCGATACGCCCTATGTCGCCGCCAAGACCGGCGTCACCGGCCTGACCCGTGGCCTCGCGGTCGACCTTGGCAAAGAGGGCATCACCGTCAACTGCATTTGTCCCGGCCCGATCCGCACCGGCATGACCGACAAGGTGCCCGAGGAGGACAAGGCCGTTTTTGCGAAACGCCGCACCGCGCTCCGCCGCTATGGCGAACCCGAAGAGGTCGCGCATGTGACGCTCAGCCTCGTGCTGCCCGCGGCGAGCTACATCACCGGCGCGGTGATTCCCGTCGACGGCGGGCTGATGGCGCGGAATGCGTAA